The following DNA comes from Polynucleobacter sp. MG-6-Vaara-E2.
CTTATCAGGCTGGCATGCCTCAGGCAATAACCGTTGGCGCGCGAGTAACTTTCTAGGATTTGGTGCAGTGCAGTAGTTAGAGTTTGGTGTGGATGTATTAAAAATGCTTTAGGATTTAACAAAACGCAGTTCATAGCCAATAAGAAGAAGCTATAAATTGCGCAATAAAAACAACACTGGGAGACATATCCATGAAATTGAAAACGATTCATTCTTTGATGTTCGCTGCAGGTATGGCTGTTGCCACTTTGGCAGGCGCTCAAGCTCCGGCGCCAGCTGCAGCACCTGCAATTCCGCCAACCTGGGCGCAGGGTAGAACACCGGATGGCATGAATCCATCTTTGGCGCCAAACCCTCCTGGCATTTCTGCAATGCCTGCTGATGAGATTCCCGTCAGCAAGTTAAAAGTACCAGCTGGCTTCAAGATTGAGCTGTGGGCATCTGGTATGCCAAACGGTCGCTCTATGACCGAATCTCCAAACGGCACTGTGTTTCTCGGTACTCGTTTTACAGGTAATGTGTATGCAGTCGTTACTAAAGACGGTAAGCGCGAAGTCAAAACTATCGCTAAAGGTTTACATCGTCCAAACGGCGTAGCGTTCACTAATGGCTCACTTTATGTTGCTGAACTTTCTCGCATTATTCGTTACGACAATATTGAGCAGAACTTAGATAACCCACCTGCCCCGGTAGTAGTGTTTGATGCACTCCCTAAGGATGAGCCACATGGTTGGAAGTTTATGAAGCTCAGTCCTGATGGACAGTATTTGTATTTCCAAATTGGCACACCAGCAAATATTGTTGTGCCACCATCAACTCATGCGACGATTGTTCGCTTGAACCTCAAAACCAATATTTTGGAAACAGTGGCAACTGGTGTGCGTAACAGTGTTGGCATGGACTTCCAACCTGGTACAAAAGAACTCTGGTTCACTAATAATGGCCGTGACTGGGTTGCAGAAGATAAGCCAGGCGATACGCTCAATCGTTTGGTACGTCCAAAAGGTATGAATTTTGGTTACCCTCATTGCCATCAAGGAGACTTCTTGGATCCTGAGTTTGGTAAAGGCCGTTCATGCGATGAGTTTGACAAGCCTGTTTACAATTTGGGTGCTCACGTTGCTGCTTTGGGTATGCGCTTTTATAACGGCAAACAATTCCCAGCTGAATACAAAGGCAACATCTTTATTGCTGAACACGGCTCTTGGAATAAAACAAAACGCGTTGGCTATCAAGTGGTCCGCGTAGTGCTCGATTCCAATAACAAAGTTGTGAAAGCCGAACCTTTTGTTACTGGTTGGTTGGATGGCGAGAATTTCTGGGGTCGTCCAGTCGATGTGCAAATGCTCAAAGATGGTTCTATGTTAGTTTCAGATGATGAGACTGGCGCAATCTTCCGCGTTTCTTACGGCAAATGAAATTGATCTCTAGCACTAAGGCCATCCTCGGGGTGGCCTTTTTTACTTCTCTCTTTCTGTCATGCAATAGCTACGCTGCTCCACCTGATGCAGTCGCAGGTAAAGCAAAGGCACAAACGTGTTTTGCTTGTCATGGTGAAAACGGTATTGGCATTGCACCAGAGATTCCGAATCTTGCAGCTCAGCCAGCACTATCGATCACATATCAATTGATCCAGTTCAGAGGACAACAGCGTAAGGGTGGTGCAATGGAAGCATTAGCTATGCCTTTAAGCGATCAGGACATGCGCGATATTGCTGCTTACTACGCATCTCTGCCTCCGCCGCCAGCTAAATCTGGCAATGTAGAGAAGATTGCAAAAGGTCAACAAATATCGAGTGCTCAGTACTGCAATTCTTGTCATGGGGCACAGTTGCAGGGACAAAAGCACATCGCCCGTTTGGCTGGCCAATCGCCTGAATACATCGTGACGCAATTAAAGAACATCCGTTCTGGTAGCCGAGTTGATATGGATGGCACAATGGGTAGCGCGGCGCGTGGTTTAAGTGATGAGGATATCGAGGCGATTGCTGCTTATGCCGCTTCACTAAACTAGAGGCTGCATTCTCATGAACCTTTTAGTAAGTTGCCTCTTTGCAGTCCAAAAACCATTTCCTTCTCGTTGATTTCTTAAAGACATTTGCTGCTTTAATAATCATCCTCCATCATTTTTCGAGCTACGGCCAAATTGCGCAGGATGCTCACAGTCTGTTACCAGGAATCATGACATGGTTGTTTGAGTATGGGCGCTATGCAGTGCAGATCTTTTTGGTGATGGGCGGTTACCTAGCTGCTCAATCACTTACACGTGCTGGTGATTTAAAAAATCCCCAAACTGTTCTCAAAACGATTTTCAATCGCTACTTGCGCTTATTTACTCCTTATGTTATGGCATTACTCGTGACGATTGCTTGCGCTTGGGTAGCGCGCTTTTGGGTGCAAGATGAATTCGTCGGCGAATCAGAAACCTTGGGTCAATTCTTAGCCCACTTATTTTTCCTCCAAGGTATCTTAGGTTTAGATTCCATATCTGCAGGCGTCTGGTATGTTGCAATCGACTGGCAGCTCTATGCAATTTTGGCCATCATGCTGAGTATGTTTCCAAGCTTACGATCTCTGATTTGGATGTTGCTACCACTTTGTGTTGCATCCTTGTTGTACTTCAATCGAGATGGCTTATATGAGAACTACTTTATTTATTTCATCGGCGCCTATGGCTTGGGCGTATTAGCCCAGCTCTGCAAAAACTACCCTGATCAATCAGTCAATCGTTCTGCCAAAATCTTGATGCTAACGATTGGGTTAGTGATAATTATCTCGAGCTTTCAGCAGTTTTGGTTGCGAAACATACTCGCTTATATCGTTGCCATTGCACTTATCCTTTTTGGCGACTGGGCTTATAAGGATCAAAAACAGATTCATCAGCGTCCTCAACACCAATCTAAAGTGCATAAATTAGTGAACGGAATTCTTTGGGGAAGTCGCAGATCATATTGCGCCTTTTTAATTCACTTCTCATTTGTCTTGCTGGCTAACACTTTATACATTGGATGGGGTATGAGTCAGCGGCACGATGGTGCGTTAGCAATTGCGTTGATATTTATTGCGCTTGCCTCTAGCTGGGCTACTGCAAATTTACTCTATCGTTGGATTGAAGTGCCGTCACGCAACTTCAAACTTTAAAGACCCATATCTTTTAAGACGCGGAAGATTTCGCGATAAGCTTTGGGCGGTTTGTTCTGCTCTTTTTCTTTGCGCGCGTTCCGAATGAGTGTGCGCATGTTCTGAATATCCATATCAGGATATTGCTCAATCATTTTGGTAAATGCTTCGTCATTGGCAATCAGTCGATCGCGATAGCTCTCTAAGAAATGGAGCTTGGCAGTTTCCGCCTTACTTACACCTTGAATGGTATCTAAGCGCTTTTGGATTGCTTCAAGCTCTGCTTCATCCAAAAAGCGCATGAGTTTTCCTAAATACTGCTTATGACGGCGAATCGCTTCAAAACTCTTGATCTTGTTCGTTTCGGCAATCGCTGTCTTGATGGCCTCATCAAGAGGAATCGTTTTGAGGGCGTCGCTACTCAAAGCTGCCAATACTTCCGCCAATTTCTGGCGTTCGGTCATTTGGCGCTTTAACTCAGACTTGCTTGGGCCTTCATCTTCTTCAGCAAGCTTGGGAGTGCGATTTTTCTCATTAATATGCATGCTGCTATTTTAGACGGGTATTGGGCTTGTATGACCCAGATGTTCAATTTTGGAGTTTGGTGAATAATAGAGCGATAAGGTAGTGCAGCAATAAAACAGAACATATTTCGGGGATCGCTCATTTTTATCTGATTTACAGATCATGACTCAAGTAAATACTTATGACTACATCATCATCGGAGCAGGCAGTGCGGGTTGCATGTTGGCTAAGCGTTTGACTGAAAACCCCCAAAAAAAGGTATTGCTGATTGAAGCAGGCAAGAACGATAACTACATTTGGATTCATATTCCGGTGGGGTATCTATATTGCATTGATAACCCAAGGGCGGATTGGCGTTTTAAGACTGTTGCAGAAAAAGGCCTTAATGGCCGTTCGCTGTTATATCCCCGTGGTCGTGTGCTTGGCGGATGCTCATCTATCAACGGCATGATCTATATGCGTGGTCAAGCGGGCGACTATGAATCTTGGGTGCAAGCCACTGGAGATGAAGCCTGGTCTTGGGAAAATGCACTCAAACGTTACAAATCATTTGAGGATTACCACGGTGATGCCAACCAATGGCATGGCAAAGGCGGCGAGTGGACCGTATCGAAGCAACGCTTGCGTTGGCCCATCATGGATAAATTTAGGGATGCCGCAGTAGAGGCGGGCATTCCAGCATCGGATGACTTTAATCGCGGTGATAATTTTGGCGTAGGTTATTTTGATGTGAGTCAACGTAAGGGCTGGAGATTAAATACTTCAAAAGCATTCTTAAAAGATGCTGTTAAGCGAAGCAATTTGACCGTGCTCACAGAAGCGATTGTGACAAAACTCAAAATCGATCCAGTAACAAAAAATTGTTATGGTGTTGAATATCGCCAGAATGGAATAAGTACTGAGGCGGCAATTAATTCAAAGGGCGAGGTGATTCTGAGTGCTGGTGCAATTGGTAGTGTGCAAATACTGGAGCGATCTGGTATTGGTGCTGCATCTCATTTGAACAAGCTCGGCATCCCAGTGCTTGCTGATTTACCAGGCGTTGGTGAAAACTTGCAAGACCACTTGCAACTACGCATGGTCTATAAGGTCAATGGTATTAAAACCTTGAACACTAAAGCCAACTCATTATTTGGCAAGTTGATGATTGGCTTGGAGTATCTATTAAAACGCTCTGGCCCTATGTCGATGGCGCCTTCACAACTGGGCGCCTTTGCATATAGCTCTCCCGATCAAAAGAGCGCTAACGTGGAATATCACGTGCAACCTCTATCGCTAGAAAAATTTGGTGAAGACTTGCATTCGTTCAATGCATTTACTGCGAGTGTGTGCAATTTGCGTCCCACATCACGTGGCAATGTGCATATTACGTCAACCGATCCCGAAGCCCCTCCAGCGATTCATCCAAATTATTTATCTACTGATGAAGATCGCAAAGTGGCAGCCGAATCTCTGCGTTTGACTCGTAATATCGTGGAGCAGTCTGCGCTTGCTCCTTATGCGCCAGAGGAATATAAACCTGGCATCCAATATCAAAGTGATGAAGAGTTGGTTAAAGCTGCTGGCGATATTGGGACAACAATTTTTCATCCTGTAGGTACATGCAAAATGGGGCGTGATGATGATCCAATGGCAGTGTTAGATTCTCAACTTCGGGTGAGAGGCATTCATCAGTTGCGCGTAGTTGATGCGTCTGCGATGCCAAAGATTACCTCAGGAAATACTGCAGCCCCTACCATGATGATCGCAGAGCGCGTAGCGGAATTGCTCACACGTGAATAGCTCTCAGCAAGTCAATAAGCAAATTAATAAACAACTGAGTTACCAGTTGCCAGTAAGTCATTTGTTACTGGCGCTAGCAATTGTGGCAGTGTGGGGCACCAACTTTGTTGTGATCAAAATGTCGCTAGACAGCTTCCCACCTTTTTTGTTTGCTGGTTTGCGTTACTTATTTGCTTTTTTGCCTGCCGCATTGTTTTTGCCAAGACCAAAAGTTTCATGGATCAATCTCTGTGTTTATGGCGTGGCAGTAGGGGTAGGGCAATTCGGTGTGTTGTATTACGCAATTGATGGAAACATTTCTCCTGGCTTGGCTTCTCTGGTCATTCAGACGCAGGTGTTTTTCACCATTGGTTTTGCCATGCTCTTTGCCAAAGAGAGACTAAAGCTGTATCAGGCTATTGCAGTAGCTATTGCCATGACGGGACTAGGAATCATTGCAGTGCACACAGATGCAACGACGACTTTTCTAGGCTTGGCTTTGGTGGTGTTTGCAGGCTTTTCTTGGGGTATAGCCAATACGACCAGTCGCCGTGCTGGCGCAATCAATATGCTTTCTTATGTAGTTTGGGCTAGCATCTTTGCCATTCCCCCGCTTTTTGTGATCTCCTGGGTATTTGAGGGTGGCTGGGGCTCCATGAAGGCCTTCTTAGCCTCTGCGCCAATAGGGGCTTGGCTTGGTGTGCTCTGGCAGTCCTGGGGGAACACCATCTTTGGGTACGGCGCCTGGGCATGGCTGCTTTCTAAGCACCCGGCAGCTGTGGTGGCTCCCGCACCCTTGTTAGTACCCATTTTTGGCATGGGGGCAGCCGCTTATTTCTTGGGTGAGTCTTTGCCTCTATGGAAGATTTTGGCTGCGGGGTTAGTGATCACTGGCTTAGTGGTCAATTTATTCTGGCCAACCCTCTTTGAGAAGCTAAAACACCGTTTTTCTTGAGCGATTTATGGTCTTTTGGGGCTAATGTAAAACCCTAATAGAGCCCCCTTTTTTTGCCTCTGCATTAACAGTAAGATAGCTATTCGTTATCTGTAGTACCTATAAAAATATTTATTTAATAGCACTTTTAGTCATGGAGACTTTATGAAGATTCGTCATCACATTTTTGCAGTAGCAGCTGCTGCATTGCTCGCAACAGGCGCTAACGCTGCCGATATCAAGGTAGGCGTTGCAGGTCCGTTTACTGGTGGTTCATCCTCAATGGGTGTCAGTATGCGTGACGGTGTACGCCTTGCTGCAAAAGAAATCAATGCTGCTGGTGGTATCAACGGCAACAAGATCGTTTTGATCGAGCGTGACGATGAAGCCAAAAACGAGCGTGGCGTGCAAATTGCGCAAGAGTTGATCAACAATGAAAAAGTAGTAGCAACTTTAGGCTACATCAACACTGGTGTTGCATTGGCTTCACAGCGTTTCTACCAAGATGCCAAGATTCCAGTATTGAATAACGTTGCAACCGGTTCCATTATTACTAAGCAATTTCCTAACGCACCAGAAAACTATGTTTTCCGTAATGCTGCAGCTGACAACATTCAAGCGCCAATGGTTGCTAAAGAGGCCGTTGAGAAGCGTGGCTTGAAGAAAGTGGCGATTTTGGCTGACTCTACAAACTACGGCCAATTAGGTCGTGAGGACTTAGAGAAGGCTTTGAAGACCTATGGCGTAACACCAGTGGCAACTGAAAAGTTCAACATTGGTGACGTTGATATGACTGCACAATTGCTTAAGGCAAAAAATGCTGGTGCTGATGTAGTTTTGACATACGCAATCGGACCAGAGTTGGCGCAAATTGCTAATGGTATGGCTAAGTTGGGCTGGAAAAAACCCATTATCGGTAGCTGGACATTGTCTATGGCGAGCTTTATTGATACAGCAGGTAAGAATGGTGACGGCGCAACAATGCCACAAACTTATATTCAATCCCCATCTACCACTCCTAAGCGTAAGTCTTTCCAAGATGCTTACGTAAAAGAGTTCAAGCCTAAAAATAACAACATTGCTTCACCAGTTTCTGCTGCTCAAGGTTACGACTCTGTTTACCTCTTGGCTGCAGCGATCAAGCAAGCTAATAGCACTGAAGGACCAAAGATCTTGGCAGCA
Coding sequences within:
- a CDS encoding sorbosone dehydrogenase family protein, with the protein product MKLKTIHSLMFAAGMAVATLAGAQAPAPAAAPAIPPTWAQGRTPDGMNPSLAPNPPGISAMPADEIPVSKLKVPAGFKIELWASGMPNGRSMTESPNGTVFLGTRFTGNVYAVVTKDGKREVKTIAKGLHRPNGVAFTNGSLYVAELSRIIRYDNIEQNLDNPPAPVVVFDALPKDEPHGWKFMKLSPDGQYLYFQIGTPANIVVPPSTHATIVRLNLKTNILETVATGVRNSVGMDFQPGTKELWFTNNGRDWVAEDKPGDTLNRLVRPKGMNFGYPHCHQGDFLDPEFGKGRSCDEFDKPVYNLGAHVAALGMRFYNGKQFPAEYKGNIFIAEHGSWNKTKRVGYQVVRVVLDSNNKVVKAEPFVTGWLDGENFWGRPVDVQMLKDGSMLVSDDETGAIFRVSYGK
- a CDS encoding cytochrome c, with the protein product MKLISSTKAILGVAFFTSLFLSCNSYAAPPDAVAGKAKAQTCFACHGENGIGIAPEIPNLAAQPALSITYQLIQFRGQQRKGGAMEALAMPLSDQDMRDIAAYYASLPPPPAKSGNVEKIAKGQQISSAQYCNSCHGAQLQGQKHIARLAGQSPEYIVTQLKNIRSGSRVDMDGTMGSAARGLSDEDIEAIAAYAASLN
- a CDS encoding acyltransferase — protein: MQSKNHFLLVDFLKTFAALIIILHHFSSYGQIAQDAHSLLPGIMTWLFEYGRYAVQIFLVMGGYLAAQSLTRAGDLKNPQTVLKTIFNRYLRLFTPYVMALLVTIACAWVARFWVQDEFVGESETLGQFLAHLFFLQGILGLDSISAGVWYVAIDWQLYAILAIMLSMFPSLRSLIWMLLPLCVASLLYFNRDGLYENYFIYFIGAYGLGVLAQLCKNYPDQSVNRSAKILMLTIGLVIIISSFQQFWLRNILAYIVAIALILFGDWAYKDQKQIHQRPQHQSKVHKLVNGILWGSRRSYCAFLIHFSFVLLANTLYIGWGMSQRHDGALAIALIFIALASSWATANLLYRWIEVPSRNFKL
- the yjgA gene encoding ribosome biogenesis factor YjgA; translation: MHINEKNRTPKLAEEDEGPSKSELKRQMTERQKLAEVLAALSSDALKTIPLDEAIKTAIAETNKIKSFEAIRRHKQYLGKLMRFLDEAELEAIQKRLDTIQGVSKAETAKLHFLESYRDRLIANDEAFTKMIEQYPDMDIQNMRTLIRNARKEKEQNKPPKAYREIFRVLKDMGL
- a CDS encoding GMC family oxidoreductase translates to MTQVNTYDYIIIGAGSAGCMLAKRLTENPQKKVLLIEAGKNDNYIWIHIPVGYLYCIDNPRADWRFKTVAEKGLNGRSLLYPRGRVLGGCSSINGMIYMRGQAGDYESWVQATGDEAWSWENALKRYKSFEDYHGDANQWHGKGGEWTVSKQRLRWPIMDKFRDAAVEAGIPASDDFNRGDNFGVGYFDVSQRKGWRLNTSKAFLKDAVKRSNLTVLTEAIVTKLKIDPVTKNCYGVEYRQNGISTEAAINSKGEVILSAGAIGSVQILERSGIGAASHLNKLGIPVLADLPGVGENLQDHLQLRMVYKVNGIKTLNTKANSLFGKLMIGLEYLLKRSGPMSMAPSQLGAFAYSSPDQKSANVEYHVQPLSLEKFGEDLHSFNAFTASVCNLRPTSRGNVHITSTDPEAPPAIHPNYLSTDEDRKVAAESLRLTRNIVEQSALAPYAPEEYKPGIQYQSDEELVKAAGDIGTTIFHPVGTCKMGRDDDPMAVLDSQLRVRGIHQLRVVDASAMPKITSGNTAAPTMMIAERVAELLTRE
- a CDS encoding EamA family transporter, encoding MPVSHLLLALAIVAVWGTNFVVIKMSLDSFPPFLFAGLRYLFAFLPAALFLPRPKVSWINLCVYGVAVGVGQFGVLYYAIDGNISPGLASLVIQTQVFFTIGFAMLFAKERLKLYQAIAVAIAMTGLGIIAVHTDATTTFLGLALVVFAGFSWGIANTTSRRAGAINMLSYVVWASIFAIPPLFVISWVFEGGWGSMKAFLASAPIGAWLGVLWQSWGNTIFGYGAWAWLLSKHPAAVVAPAPLLVPIFGMGAAAYFLGESLPLWKILAAGLVITGLVVNLFWPTLFEKLKHRFS
- a CDS encoding ABC transporter substrate-binding protein, with product MKIRHHIFAVAAAALLATGANAADIKVGVAGPFTGGSSSMGVSMRDGVRLAAKEINAAGGINGNKIVLIERDDEAKNERGVQIAQELINNEKVVATLGYINTGVALASQRFYQDAKIPVLNNVATGSIITKQFPNAPENYVFRNAAADNIQAPMVAKEAVEKRGLKKVAILADSTNYGQLGREDLEKALKTYGVTPVATEKFNIGDVDMTAQLLKAKNAGADVVLTYAIGPELAQIANGMAKLGWKKPIIGSWTLSMASFIDTAGKNGDGATMPQTYIQSPSTTPKRKSFQDAYVKEFKPKNNNIASPVSAAQGYDSVYLLAAAIKQANSTEGPKILAALQDLKAPVDGVVITYNKPFSANDHEAIKAKDVVMGVVENGRVEFLNAEDATAKKK